The genome window CGCCACCATCCTGGCCGACCTGCACGTGGATGCCGCGACCATGTGCGCGGCCTTGCTGCACGATGTAATCGAGGACACCACCGCCACCAGCGCCGAGGTGTCAGAGCAGTTCGGCGAGGAAGTCGC of Immundisolibacter sp. contains these proteins:
- a CDS encoding HD domain-containing protein, with product MRRAYAYGERAHSGQQRQTGEPYIAHPLAVATILADLHVDAATMCAALLHDVIEDTTATSAEVSEQFGEEVA